One Synechococcus sp. PROS-9-1 DNA window includes the following coding sequences:
- a CDS encoding helix-turn-helix domain-containing protein — MSEVRDAIDQSDFRQNEFASLGRVLREERERQGMTCQAFADSLHMGKEQLAALENGDRDSLPESVFICGMLRRVAQKLGLDPVPLVQQFQSQLRETKGVPAKGVSRERSGSADAPQAKQDSAAMGRWISSAAVLLLLVGVTAVSAIAFRGNRRQPAAVSTVASQDRPVPQPTQAKDNNSAINVGVDGDNTIPGPIALVSSQPSWVSVRNRSGEVIFEGTLNEPKRFEADQGLEVFAGRPDLVRFSYGDASPHVLGSIDQLRWYPLTPEP, encoded by the coding sequence ATGTCTGAAGTTAGGGACGCTATCGATCAATCAGATTTCCGTCAGAACGAATTCGCTTCACTCGGCCGTGTCTTAAGGGAAGAGCGGGAAAGGCAAGGGATGACTTGCCAAGCTTTTGCTGATTCGCTCCATATGGGTAAAGAGCAGCTTGCAGCTTTAGAAAATGGAGATCGGGACAGTCTTCCAGAATCCGTTTTTATTTGCGGGATGCTGCGACGAGTCGCGCAGAAATTGGGATTGGATCCCGTTCCATTGGTTCAACAATTCCAATCTCAGCTTCGTGAGACGAAGGGGGTGCCTGCCAAGGGTGTGAGTCGCGAGCGCTCTGGCTCTGCTGATGCACCGCAAGCCAAGCAGGACTCCGCAGCGATGGGTCGCTGGATCAGTAGTGCTGCCGTTCTTTTGCTTCTGGTTGGAGTGACAGCGGTCAGCGCTATTGCCTTTCGTGGCAACCGTCGGCAACCAGCAGCAGTAAGCACTGTGGCTTCGCAGGATCGACCTGTGCCTCAGCCCACTCAAGCTAAAGACAACAATTCAGCCATCAACGTTGGTGTTGATGGTGACAACACGATTCCAGGTCCAATAGCGCTTGTCAGTTCACAACCGAGCTGGGTGTCCGTTCGCAATCGGAGCGGGGAGGTGATCTTTGAGGGCACTCTGAACGAACCGAAACGCTTTGAGGCCGATCAGGGGCTTGAAGTCTTCGCTGGACGACCTGATTTGGTTCGATTTAGTTATGGGGATGCCTCGCCTCATGTCTTGGGCAGCATCGATCAGTTGCGCTGGTACCCCCTCACTCCTGAACCTTGA
- the cobM gene encoding precorrin-4 C(11)-methyltransferase, with translation MTTVSIVGAGPGAPDLLTRRAENRLQSAQVLIWTDSLVSPQIAALAPEHCEKIRSSTLTLEDVLPLMIDRAKKGLQVVRLHDGDPCLYGALSEQICGLNDAGISVDVVPGISAYQATASALGAELTIPGLVQTIVLGRAGGRTGVPETESLENLARLKASLCLYLSARHVEEVQATLLKHYSPDTPVAIGHRVSWPDEWLQVVPLDRMAAISQEQNLIRTTLYVVSPALKAGRQRSKLYSPDHDHLFRPVH, from the coding sequence ATGACCACAGTGTCGATCGTCGGTGCAGGGCCTGGAGCCCCTGATCTCTTAACGCGACGTGCAGAGAACCGGTTGCAGTCTGCTCAGGTTTTGATTTGGACAGACTCATTGGTGTCTCCTCAGATCGCTGCTCTAGCCCCTGAACACTGCGAAAAGATTCGCAGTAGCACGCTCACGCTTGAGGATGTGCTTCCACTGATGATTGATCGTGCCAAGAAAGGCCTCCAGGTTGTTCGTCTGCACGACGGTGATCCCTGCCTGTACGGAGCTCTTTCAGAGCAAATTTGTGGTTTGAATGACGCTGGTATTTCTGTCGACGTGGTTCCAGGAATCAGCGCCTATCAGGCGACCGCTTCAGCGTTAGGGGCTGAACTCACGATCCCTGGCCTAGTTCAGACGATTGTTCTAGGCAGGGCTGGTGGACGGACTGGTGTGCCGGAAACGGAGAGCTTGGAGAACCTTGCCCGTCTCAAAGCATCGCTCTGCCTCTATCTCAGTGCTCGCCATGTTGAGGAGGTGCAAGCAACATTGTTGAAGCATTATTCGCCTGATACACCGGTTGCGATCGGTCACCGTGTGAGTTGGCCCGATGAATGGCTGCAAGTTGTCCCACTGGACCGCATGGCAGCGATCTCTCAAGAGCAAAATCTGATCCGGACCACTCTTTATGTCGTGAGTCCAGCGTTGAAGGCAGGTCGCCAGCGTTCAAAGCTTTACTCGCCAGACCACGATCACCTGTTCCGCCCTGTTCATTAA
- the lgt gene encoding prolipoprotein diacylglyceryl transferase translates to MIIPAVFTSPGPVLFQLGPITLRWYGLLIALAVLIGLNLSSWLAKQRNLESGLISDLLPILVLAAIIGARLYYVAFEWRSYQHSWWDVFAIWQGGIAIHGALIGGTISVVLFCRWRRVSFWDLLDVLVPSVILGQTIGRWGNFFNSEAFGIPTQLPWKLFIPDSSRPSIFAESEFFHPTFLYESIWNLAVFILLMTLFQWGRSGRISLPSGALSCLYLLCYSLGRVWIEGLRIDPLCLGGVPPFCDGGLRIAQLMSLSLLLLAGFGLFWLYGKRKSLPDPGLRTPGTS, encoded by the coding sequence GTGATCATTCCTGCTGTCTTTACATCACCTGGGCCCGTGCTTTTTCAGCTCGGGCCTATTACTTTGCGCTGGTACGGGCTGCTCATTGCACTCGCCGTTCTCATTGGCCTCAATTTATCGAGTTGGTTGGCTAAACAGAGAAATCTCGAATCGGGATTGATTAGCGATCTGCTGCCCATTCTTGTGTTGGCTGCCATCATCGGCGCGCGTCTTTATTACGTGGCCTTTGAATGGCGCTCTTATCAACATTCCTGGTGGGATGTGTTTGCGATTTGGCAAGGAGGAATTGCGATCCATGGTGCCTTGATCGGAGGCACGATCTCCGTGGTTTTGTTCTGTCGTTGGCGGAGAGTTTCCTTTTGGGATTTGCTCGATGTTTTGGTTCCATCCGTGATTCTTGGCCAAACAATTGGTCGCTGGGGGAACTTTTTCAATTCAGAAGCCTTTGGCATTCCTACCCAATTGCCTTGGAAATTATTCATTCCTGATTCAAGCCGCCCTTCGATATTTGCCGAGTCAGAGTTCTTTCATCCCACATTCCTTTACGAATCTATTTGGAATTTGGCGGTCTTTATCTTGTTGATGACGCTGTTTCAATGGGGGCGTAGCGGGCGCATTTCACTCCCCTCAGGAGCTCTGAGTTGTTTATATCTTCTCTGCTACAGCCTTGGTCGTGTGTGGATTGAGGGTTTGCGAATTGATCCGCTCTGCCTAGGAGGAGTTCCCCCATTTTGCGATGGTGGCTTGAGGATTGCTCAGTTGATGAGCCTCTCATTGCTGTTGCTTGCGGGCTTTGGTTTGTTTTGGCTATACGGGAAACGAAAGTCTTTGCCTGATCCAGGCTTACGCACCCCAGGTACTTCATGA
- the petA gene encoding cytochrome f gives MRRLLSSTFAALIVGLAVFSAPAASWAYPFWAQQNYESPREATGKIVCANCHLAQKLTQAEVPQSVLPDSVFKAVVKIPYDTGVQELGADGSQVPLQVGAVVMLPDGFTLAPQDRWTDEIKEETEGVYFTEYSDDQPNIILVGPIPGDEHQEIVFPVLAPDPATDSSISFGKYSIHVGGNRGRGQVYPTGEKSNNTVYTAPASGSVSAIEPGDNGASVVTVKSADGSEITETIPVGPALLVSVGDVVEAGAPITDDPNVGGFGQLDTEVVLQNPVRIYGMLAFFAAVALAQIMLVLKKRQIEKVQAAEGV, from the coding sequence ATGCGTCGCCTGCTCTCCTCCACTTTTGCCGCACTGATCGTCGGTCTCGCTGTCTTCAGCGCACCTGCTGCAAGTTGGGCCTATCCCTTCTGGGCACAACAAAATTACGAGTCTCCCCGGGAGGCCACTGGCAAGATCGTTTGTGCGAATTGCCACTTGGCCCAAAAGCTCACTCAGGCAGAAGTGCCTCAGTCCGTACTGCCTGACAGCGTCTTCAAGGCAGTGGTCAAGATCCCTTACGACACCGGCGTTCAAGAGCTTGGTGCTGATGGCAGTCAAGTTCCCCTCCAGGTGGGAGCGGTTGTGATGCTTCCTGATGGCTTCACGCTTGCTCCTCAGGATCGCTGGACTGATGAGATCAAGGAAGAAACAGAGGGCGTTTATTTCACCGAGTACAGCGACGACCAACCCAACATCATTTTGGTGGGACCGATCCCTGGTGATGAGCATCAGGAGATTGTCTTCCCAGTGCTGGCCCCTGATCCCGCAACGGATAGCAGCATCAGTTTTGGTAAGTACTCCATTCACGTTGGTGGCAACCGCGGCCGCGGCCAGGTGTACCCAACAGGTGAAAAGAGCAATAACACCGTCTATACGGCGCCGGCTTCTGGCTCTGTCAGTGCCATTGAGCCTGGTGACAATGGGGCAAGCGTGGTCACCGTGAAGTCTGCTGATGGCTCTGAAATCACAGAGACCATTCCAGTGGGCCCCGCCCTGCTGGTCTCTGTTGGCGATGTCGTTGAAGCTGGTGCTCCCATCACTGACGATCCCAATGTTGGTGGATTTGGTCAGCTCGACACCGAAGTCGTTCTTCAGAATCCTGTTCGCATCTACGGCATGCTCGCGTTCTTCGCAGCAGTTGCTTTGGCGCAGATCATGCTGGTTCTGAAGAAGAGGCAGATTGAGAAGGTTCAAGCTGCAGAAGGCGTCTGA
- the petC gene encoding cytochrome b6-f complex iron-sulfur subunit, with product MTQIPASDVPGMGRRQFMNLLTFGSVTGVALGALYPVANYFIPPRAAGGGGGTSAKDELGNAVTASGWLSSHAEGDRSLVQGLKGDPTYLIVEGPDAIGSYGINAICTHLGCVVPWNSGANKFMCPCHGSQYDATGKVVRGPAPLSLALANVSVDNDNVFVSQWTETDFRTGEKPWWS from the coding sequence ATGACTCAGATCCCAGCCAGTGATGTGCCCGGTATGGGCCGTCGGCAGTTCATGAATCTGCTGACCTTCGGATCCGTCACAGGCGTGGCCCTGGGTGCGCTTTATCCAGTGGCGAATTACTTCATCCCGCCCAGGGCTGCCGGGGGCGGTGGTGGAACCAGTGCCAAAGACGAGCTCGGTAACGCCGTTACCGCTAGCGGTTGGTTGAGTAGCCACGCCGAGGGTGATCGCAGTCTTGTCCAAGGCTTGAAAGGTGATCCCACCTATTTGATTGTGGAAGGCCCTGATGCCATCGGGAGCTACGGCATTAACGCCATTTGCACTCACCTGGGATGTGTCGTGCCCTGGAACAGTGGTGCGAACAAATTTATGTGCCCTTGCCACGGCAGTCAGTACGACGCCACAGGCAAGGTTGTTCGCGGCCCCGCGCCTCTGTCTTTGGCGTTGGCCAATGTCAGCGTCGACAACGACAACGTGTTTGTAAGCCAGTGGACTGAAACCGATTTCCGGACGGGCGAAAAGCCCTGGTGGTCCTGA
- a CDS encoding DUF3067 family protein yields MIHSAVSVLVDPPIEQSIPPLTVDEVIDLLRERWQASYDMQLVVRRKRMYLQVMWAYLEQQSFPLNEEEYRTHLAQVVDVVNRLGQAGAVRSWLTDTRDRPRLGKALSLQLQGEGRLEEFLV; encoded by the coding sequence ATGATCCACTCAGCCGTTTCCGTGCTTGTAGACCCACCAATTGAACAATCCATCCCTCCATTGACGGTCGACGAGGTGATCGATCTGCTGCGGGAGCGCTGGCAAGCCAGCTACGACATGCAACTCGTCGTAAGGCGCAAACGGATGTATCTCCAAGTGATGTGGGCCTATCTGGAGCAGCAATCCTTCCCTTTAAACGAGGAGGAGTACCGCACCCATCTAGCCCAAGTGGTGGACGTGGTGAATCGCTTAGGCCAAGCAGGCGCCGTGCGTTCGTGGTTAACCGACACGCGAGACCGTCCCCGACTCGGGAAAGCCCTCAGCCTGCAGCTGCAGGGGGAGGGGCGTTTGGAGGAGTTTCTGGTTTGA